TGGCCGCGCCTCCGCTGATGGCACATAGCTTGCCTCCGCAAGGGGCATGAAACTCGCGTGCCGGTTTTGGGCCCAAGGCAGGGGCATATGCAGGGGGGCAATTCTCCTCCTCCTGCTGCTGGCGCTGGCAGCGGGTCGCCAGGCTGACGGCCAGCCCTGGGAGAGGGGCGCAGACTGGTGGCGGGACCCCCGCCTTGCGTCAGAGCTCCGCCTGGACGCAGACCAGCAGGCAAGGCTGCAGTCCCGGCACCAGGCCCTGACGGAAGAGCTTATCCCCCTCAGGGACCGGCTTCTGGGCGCCAAGATGGAGGTGAGGGCCCTCATGTCCCACGCCCGGCCCGACCGCAGCCGCATCGCCGCCAAGCAGCAGGAAGTTCTGGCCCTGCGCGGCCGCCTACAGGAGCTGCTCATCGCCTATTGGCAGGACTGCCAGGACATCCTGACCCCAGAGCAGCGCCGGAAGCTGGCCAACCTGCCGTCCGGGCGGGGCTGCCCCTGGTGCGGTCCCGACCGCGGTGGCAGAGGCCGCTAGCCCGGCCCTGGGTGGACCGGCCTGGCAGGAAAAATTCATCCCGCGGAGGAAGAGCATGGGTCCCTTGGAGGCTTATGTGAATGCCGGCTTTCCGGCAGTGGTGGCTGTCATCTTCAGTCTCGGTCTGGTGAGCGGCTTCAGCCCCTGCGGCCTGCCCACCGTGGCCCTGGTAGTGGGCTATGTCAGCCGCAACGGCACCCACGGCCGGGCCAACGGCTTCATGGTGGCACTCTGCTTTGTGCTGGGGATTGCCACGGTGCTGACCCTTCTGGGCGGGCTGTCCGGACTTCTCGGGGGGCTGTTGGTGCCCAGCCAGGCCGTGTTCGCCAAGGGGTCGGTGGGCCTGAAAATCTTTCTCGCCGGGGCTTCCGGGATTTTCATCCTCCTGGGCCTGTGGATGCTGAAAATCATCAATTTCCACGGCTTCAATCTCATGGGCCGCATGCAGGTGGAAAAAGGGAGCGGCGCCCTCGGAGCCTTCCTGCTGGGGCTGCCCTTCGGCATCGCCGCGTCGCCCTGCACCCTGCCGGTCACCATTGCGGTCCTCATTTATCTGGCGGCCAGAGGTGATGTCCTGGGCGGCATGTTTTTCATGTTCATCTTTACCCTGGGAAGAAGCATCCCCATCCTGGTGGCCGGCACCTTCACGGGCTTGTTGGCCAAACTGCACGGCTTTGCCCGGTGGCAGCTTGCCCTGGAGAAACTGGGCGGCAGCGTCATGGTGCTGATCGGGGTCCATTTCATCCTGCGCTCGGTGCTGAAGATCAATTACCTCAAATTATTCTCCTGACCGGGGGCGGACGTAAGCCCGCCTGTGAGGCCAGGAGCCGCCGGAAGCAGAGGCAGAACCTCCATGGAACGGCACCACCTCCTCTACCTGCTGGCCTTTTCCCTGAGCCTCAATCTCGGGGCCTTGGGCACCCTGGCTTTC
This portion of the Desulfobaccales bacterium genome encodes:
- a CDS encoding periplasmic heavy metal sensor, with product MKLACRFWAQGRGICRGAILLLLLLALAAGRQADGQPWERGADWWRDPRLASELRLDADQQARLQSRHQALTEELIPLRDRLLGAKMEVRALMSHARPDRSRIAAKQQEVLALRGRLQELLIAYWQDCQDILTPEQRRKLANLPSGRGCPWCGPDRGGRGR
- a CDS encoding cytochrome c biogenesis CcdA family protein, whose translation is MGPLEAYVNAGFPAVVAVIFSLGLVSGFSPCGLPTVALVVGYVSRNGTHGRANGFMVALCFVLGIATVLTLLGGLSGLLGGLLVPSQAVFAKGSVGLKIFLAGASGIFILLGLWMLKIINFHGFNLMGRMQVEKGSGALGAFLLGLPFGIAASPCTLPVTIAVLIYLAARGDVLGGMFFMFIFTLGRSIPILVAGTFTGLLAKLHGFARWQLALEKLGGSVMVLIGVHFILRSVLKINYLKLFS